Genomic DNA from Paenibacillus donghaensis:
ATAAGGATAATAAGTGCAAATCTGCAACTAAATTCGAGTAGAGCAAGCTTATTACGCTCAAAATCCTAAATTAGGTGTGTTTTCGCAAAGGGGCAACCGCTGATTTTGGTTTTGAGCCGAAATTAAATGCACTTTTGCATCTAATTTCTCTGGAAGCACCCACATAGCCTTCTACATCAGAGAGAACTAAGTAATAACTAGAATTGCAGGCATATTGGGCAGCAGGTGACTATCATGGGCAGAGGAGCATGGCCGGGTAAGAACCTCTGAAGCTTAGGACCCTACGACATTCGAAGCACCTGAACTATAGGCAACCAACGGTGTTGGATCAGAAGGCGGCGAGTAACACAGAAGGAAAGGGAACCTAATCAGTAACCCTAAAACGCAGCAGAGGATCAAAGAACAGAGCCGTATGCGATGATTGCATGTACAGATATATGCAGATCTGTTGCAGGCCCGGCCCATGTCACTCGACATGGATTATTGCTGAAATATAAGAAATTATATGTTCTACACTATAATTCATCCTTCTATTTCTCGCAGAAACGGATGCCTGAAAGCGATACGTAGTATCGCTGCTTCGGAAGCATACGCTTCGCAGAGGACGGCGAAGCCGTTTCTTCTTATTGCCTGGAGATAAAGTCTGCCGTTAACAACACGGTACAGCTAGTTGAAAAACCGTCACCCATCCTAGGTACAGATTATAGGACGGGAAAATAAGAAAGAAAACAAAAAAACTATTGCATATATGTTTACTGGGGATTATATTTAATGGTATAAGGTCTAGACCATATATAGATCGGAGTGTATGAAATGTCGAGTGAATCCCATTTGCGGTTCGAGAAAGTGACCGCCAAGAAGGTGAGTGAGTTCATCCGGGAGCAGCTGGAGGAAGCGATTATTCTAAAAGAATTGCTCAGTGAAGAGCGGCTCCCCACCGAACGGGAATTGGCCGAAATCTTCAATGTCAGCCGGATTACCGTGCGCGAAGCACTCTCTGAGCTGGAGAGCAAAGGCTTGATCGAGAAGCGTGTGGGAGCGAAGGGCGGCACCTTCGTGCTGCCGGTTACAGCCAATTCCCACAAGCGCACACGGACAGAGATCAAGCGCGATTGGGAACTGATGCTGAAAGTGTTCGAATACCGGACGATCATCGAGCCGGAAGGCGCTTTTCTCGCTGCTGAGCGGATCACCGCAGGCGAACTTGAGCTTCTTCGGAGCTATCTGGACAAGAGCATGGAGCCGGATTGCACACGGGAATGGTTCCGGGCGTTGGATGTGAAGTTTCACCTGACGATTGCGAAGGCATCGGGCAATCCGTATTATGAAGCAGCCGTCCGGCAGATCCGCACCAAGATTAACCCGGCGCTGGATCTGATGCCGTACGACGAAGAAATCCGGTCGCTGAATTATGGAATACATATGGAGATTCTTGCAGCGCTGCAATCACATGACCGGGAGTTGTCCCGGGACATGATGAGCCGCCATATCGGCAATTCGGCACATGCGATTTATGCCAGATTAATAGCTGTAGATGAGGAAGGGGACAGTCATTCATGAACATCAGCGGACTACTCGCAGCAGCACGGCCGCTCCAAGAGCAGCTGAGTGCATGGCGCAGAGATTTTCACCGTCATCCCGAGATCGGCTATGAGGAGGTGCGGACCTCGGCCATAGTAGCAGCTCACCTTAGATGTCTGGGGCTGGAAGTGACCACAGGTGTGGGACGTACCGGAGTAGTCGGACTCTTAAGAGGGGAGACACCAGGACCGACGATAGGCCTGCGGGCAGATATGGATGCTCTCCCGATTCAGGATCAGAAGAGCGTGCCGTATGCTTCGGAGGTGGCGGACAAGGCCCATTTATGCGGGCATGATGCGCATACCGCCATTCTGATGGGGGCGGCACAGCTGCTGGCAGGACTTGGACGGCCGAAGACAGGTAATATTAAATTTGTCTTTCAGCCGGCAGAAGAAGGACTGGCAGGAGCGCGCGAAATGATTAAGGATGGCGTACTGGAGAATCCCAAGGTAGATGCGATGGCCGGACTGCACATGTTCCCGGGTCTGGATACAGGGACCTTCGGCGTCTCCAAGGGAGTAGCGTTTGCTTCGGCGGACAGCCTGACCATCAAGATCCTCGGCAAGGGTGGACATGCCGCCCGCCCACAGGAAGGCGTGGATGCCATTGCGGTATCTGCCCAAGTGATCTCGGCGCTCCAGAATATCCCGAGCCGGATGATTGATCCGCTGGAGCCGGTCGTGATTACCATCGGCAAAATCAGCGGCGGCTACATGGGCGCAGCGCTGGCCCCGGAAGTTGAGATGATAGGTACGGTACGCACCTTGTCCGCAGGCGTCCGTTCCCAAATGCCGGCCCTTATTGAGCGGGTGGTCTCCGGCGTATGCAGTTCCTTCGGAGCAGGTTATGAACTGAGCTATGGCACAGGCTATCCGATCGTGCTGAACGATGAGGCCATGGTGGACCTGATGACACAGACCAGTGAGCAGCTGCTGGGCGGAAAGGTATGGAATGACATTAAGCCGTCCACGGGCGGCGAAGACTTTGCTTTTTACTGCGAACAGGTTCCGGGGGTATTCTTTCGACTGGGATCCGGGAGTGCTGACGAGAGTACCCGTTATCCGCTGCACCATCCGAAGTTTGATCTGGATGAAACGACGCTCCCTTACGGGGTCGCGATGTTGTCGGCGCTGGCTTTGAATTTTGTGAACCGAGCATAGAACAGATATAAGGAGTGGAAGAGATGACAAAGCGTAAATGGACTACAGGCTTATTAACGTTTCTGGTAGCGGCAGTGGTGTTGTCCGGCTGTGGAGGCAATAACGTAAGTAGCGGGAATGCGGCAGAGAGCCCGGCGCCCGCAAGCGGCAATACGGCAGATTCCGGCAGCAAAGTGCTGACGATTGCCAATACCACGGATATTGAGAGCTTTGATCCGCACAACAACAACAATACGGTCAGCGAATCGGTGCTGGTCAATGTGTTCGACTACCTGCTGAAGAATGACAGCGAGCAGAAGAAGGTGCCTGGACTTGCGACTTCGTGGGAACAGGTGGATGACAAGACCTGGCGCTTCCACTTGCGTGAAGGCGTAACTTTTCATAACGGAGATCCGTTTACTGCAGCAGATGTGAAATACACGATTGAACGTGTAGCCAAGGACAGTGCGCTCAAGCAGAGCTCTTATTTCAAAAACATTGTGGAGGTCAAAGTGGTCGATGAGCTTACCGCCGATGTTATTACCGACGGGCCGGACCCGCTGCTCTTGAACCGCTTGTCCAAGATGGGAGCGGGCATCCTGCCTTCCAAGTATATTGAAGCGAACGGTATCGATGCTTTTTTGAAGCAGCCGGTCGGTACCGGACCTTACAAATTCAGCAAATGGACCAAGGATGACCGTGTTGAGCTGGTGAAGAACGAGAATTACTATGAGGGAGCGCCGAAATGGGATGAAGTGGTCTTCCGCGCCATTCCTGAAGCTTCCACCCGTGTATCTGAACTGTTGGCCGGCGGCATCGACATTGCTGCCGGAATTCCCTCCACCGATGTAGCACGCGTGGAAGATACCGATCATAAACAAATTGTCAAAGCGCCAATCCAGCGTGTACTGCAACTGATCCTGCGTCAGACGGAAGGCAGTCCGACCGCCGATCCCAAAGTCAGAGAAGCGATTGATCTGGCGATCGACAAGCAAGGCATTGTGGACAGCATTGCCGGCGGTGCCGGTATTGTCACCCGCACCTCGGTAACTCCGGGCAACTTCGGGGCCGATCCTTCTCTCTACAAGCAAAGTTTGTATGACCAGGTGAAAGCCAAAGAACTGCTTAAGGAAGCCGGTTATGCCGAAGGCAGTCCGGAACTGACGATCTCCGTATCGTCGCAGTACAAAGAGTATTCCGAAGTGGTAGCCGCCATGCTGGAACAGAATGGCTTCAAGGTCAATCTGGATGTGCTGGAGCCGAGTGCATTCAGCGAGCGTTACAGCTCGAAGTCTTTTAAAGAAATCTTCATGATAGGGATCGGCAACTCGCTGTTCGATGCTTCCAACAACTACAACCGTTATCTGGCGGAAGAAGCGAAGGGCGAGACGGATTACAATAATCCGGAAATCGAGAAGCTCTTGCAGCAAGCGCTGGTGAACATGGACCCGGCCTCGCGTGAAGAGGAATACAAGCAGGTGCAGCAGATTCTGGCGGATGACCGTCCGGCCGTGTACTTGTTCCAAATGGAAGGAATCTACGGGACCGATGCCCGTGTGACCTTCACACCAAGAAGCGACGAAATGTTCTATGCAGAGGAAATTACGCCTGCGAACTAGATAGTAGGGAAAAGAGCGGCTGGGACCTGGACTTCAGGTTCCGGCCGTCCTTTTCAGAAGTGATGCTTGGATGAGGCTGGAGGTGAATCAACTTTGCTAAAATATATCGTCAAAT
This window encodes:
- a CDS encoding FadR/GntR family transcriptional regulator yields the protein MSSESHLRFEKVTAKKVSEFIREQLEEAIILKELLSEERLPTERELAEIFNVSRITVREALSELESKGLIEKRVGAKGGTFVLPVTANSHKRTRTEIKRDWELMLKVFEYRTIIEPEGAFLAAERITAGELELLRSYLDKSMEPDCTREWFRALDVKFHLTIAKASGNPYYEAAVRQIRTKINPALDLMPYDEEIRSLNYGIHMEILAALQSHDRELSRDMMSRHIGNSAHAIYARLIAVDEEGDSHS
- a CDS encoding ABC transporter substrate-binding protein, which translates into the protein MTKRKWTTGLLTFLVAAVVLSGCGGNNVSSGNAAESPAPASGNTADSGSKVLTIANTTDIESFDPHNNNNTVSESVLVNVFDYLLKNDSEQKKVPGLATSWEQVDDKTWRFHLREGVTFHNGDPFTAADVKYTIERVAKDSALKQSSYFKNIVEVKVVDELTADVITDGPDPLLLNRLSKMGAGILPSKYIEANGIDAFLKQPVGTGPYKFSKWTKDDRVELVKNENYYEGAPKWDEVVFRAIPEASTRVSELLAGGIDIAAGIPSTDVARVEDTDHKQIVKAPIQRVLQLILRQTEGSPTADPKVREAIDLAIDKQGIVDSIAGGAGIVTRTSVTPGNFGADPSLYKQSLYDQVKAKELLKEAGYAEGSPELTISVSSQYKEYSEVVAAMLEQNGFKVNLDVLEPSAFSERYSSKSFKEIFMIGIGNSLFDASNNYNRYLAEEAKGETDYNNPEIEKLLQQALVNMDPASREEEYKQVQQILADDRPAVYLFQMEGIYGTDARVTFTPRSDEMFYAEEITPAN
- a CDS encoding M20 metallopeptidase family protein, with the protein product MNISGLLAAARPLQEQLSAWRRDFHRHPEIGYEEVRTSAIVAAHLRCLGLEVTTGVGRTGVVGLLRGETPGPTIGLRADMDALPIQDQKSVPYASEVADKAHLCGHDAHTAILMGAAQLLAGLGRPKTGNIKFVFQPAEEGLAGAREMIKDGVLENPKVDAMAGLHMFPGLDTGTFGVSKGVAFASADSLTIKILGKGGHAARPQEGVDAIAVSAQVISALQNIPSRMIDPLEPVVITIGKISGGYMGAALAPEVEMIGTVRTLSAGVRSQMPALIERVVSGVCSSFGAGYELSYGTGYPIVLNDEAMVDLMTQTSEQLLGGKVWNDIKPSTGGEDFAFYCEQVPGVFFRLGSGSADESTRYPLHHPKFDLDETTLPYGVAMLSALALNFVNRA